One part of the Aestuariirhabdus litorea genome encodes these proteins:
- a CDS encoding (2Fe-2S)-binding protein — protein MASDSAFKRLPANPADAVEIWVEGQAVTARAGDSVAAAVLAAGLGPTRTTPVSGSPRAPYCMMGVCFECLMEIDGQPNTQGCMILVTDGMKVSFQRGARDIPECSA, from the coding sequence ATGGCCAGCGATTCAGCGTTTAAGCGCTTGCCGGCAAACCCGGCTGACGCGGTTGAGATTTGGGTCGAGGGGCAGGCCGTTACCGCGCGTGCCGGCGATAGCGTGGCGGCCGCGGTATTAGCGGCTGGACTCGGACCGACACGCACCACACCCGTGTCAGGCAGCCCGCGGGCGCCTTACTGCATGATGGGCGTGTGTTTCGAGTGCCTGATGGAGATTGATGGCCAACCAAACACCCAGGGCTGCATGATCCTGGTGACTGACGGCATGAAGGTCAGCTTTCAACGGGGTGCCCGTGATATCCCGGAGTGTAGCGCATGA
- a CDS encoding NAD(P)/FAD-dependent oxidoreductase, whose protein sequence is MTESHYDLVIVGAGPAGMAAAIDSARAGLRVALLDEQQTAGGQIYRRVGSPALRDRKILGPDYYYGEKLVDSFQRCSIDHIRGASVWEAEADQLCFSVDGGSHRLTFDALLLATGAQERPVPFPGWTAPGVMTCGSAQIMFKTSGLAPAVPVVIAGSGPLLLLVACQLVRAGVPVEAVLDTTPGSHYREALAELGGALRGWRYLLKGVRLLAELRQAGVPLIKNVRQLQALTGSDGQLERVEYSHRGRRYSRVCKTLLVHQGVVPNVQLSRSMGLEHFWSEQQQCWLPRCDLWGESSMAGIYIAGDGGGIGGALAAELQGRLSACAIIHRLGRINQGERDEQARGLRRQLDQQLAIRPFLDRLYRPAAEFLHPADETLVCRCEEVSAGEIRRIAGQGCAGPNQAKAFSRAGMGPCQGRLCGLTVSQLIAEVHQLPIEEVGYYRVRAPIKPVTLGELATMAPQSSHHGAGEVAEK, encoded by the coding sequence ATGACCGAATCACATTACGACCTGGTGATCGTCGGCGCTGGCCCTGCGGGTATGGCGGCCGCCATTGACTCAGCCAGGGCTGGCCTCAGAGTCGCCCTGCTCGACGAGCAACAGACCGCCGGAGGCCAGATTTATCGGCGTGTGGGCAGCCCTGCCCTGCGTGATCGCAAGATCCTTGGTCCCGACTATTACTACGGCGAGAAGCTGGTAGACAGCTTCCAGCGCTGCTCTATCGACCATATTCGTGGAGCCAGTGTGTGGGAGGCGGAAGCGGACCAACTCTGTTTCTCTGTCGACGGCGGTAGCCACCGATTAACCTTCGATGCCCTGCTACTGGCAACTGGAGCACAGGAGCGACCGGTTCCGTTCCCGGGCTGGACCGCACCCGGTGTAATGACCTGTGGTTCCGCCCAGATTATGTTTAAGACCAGCGGCCTGGCCCCCGCCGTTCCCGTGGTCATCGCCGGTAGTGGTCCGCTGCTGTTGCTGGTGGCTTGCCAGCTGGTGCGTGCCGGCGTCCCGGTAGAGGCGGTGCTGGATACGACCCCCGGCAGCCACTACCGCGAAGCCCTGGCAGAGCTTGGCGGTGCATTGCGCGGATGGCGATATTTGCTGAAGGGGGTCCGGTTACTCGCCGAGTTGCGACAGGCGGGTGTGCCACTGATCAAAAATGTCCGTCAATTACAGGCCCTCACCGGTTCAGACGGGCAACTGGAGCGTGTTGAATATAGCCATCGCGGCCGCCGCTATAGCCGCGTATGCAAAACACTACTGGTTCACCAGGGTGTGGTGCCCAATGTTCAATTGAGCCGCTCCATGGGCTTGGAGCACTTCTGGAGTGAGCAACAGCAGTGCTGGCTGCCCCGCTGTGACCTATGGGGCGAGTCTTCCATGGCCGGCATCTACATCGCTGGTGATGGCGGCGGTATCGGGGGGGCTCTGGCGGCAGAGCTGCAAGGGCGCCTGAGCGCCTGCGCCATAATCCACCGGTTGGGGCGAATCAACCAGGGTGAACGAGACGAGCAGGCGCGGGGGCTGCGCCGCCAGCTTGATCAGCAATTGGCTATACGCCCCTTTCTTGACCGCCTGTACCGGCCCGCCGCTGAGTTTTTACATCCGGCGGATGAAACGCTTGTGTGCCGTTGTGAAGAGGTTAGCGCCGGAGAGATTCGCCGTATTGCTGGCCAGGGCTGTGCCGGACCTAACCAGGCCAAGGCGTTTAGCCGTGCCGGCATGGGGCCCTGCCAGGGCCGATTATGCGGATTGACCGTGTCGCAGTTGATCGCCGAAGTGCACCAGTTGCCGATTGAAGAGGTGGGGTATTACCGGGTGCGCGCTCCGATTAAGCCCGTCACCCTGGGGGAACTCGCAACAATGGCCCCCCAATCCTCTCATCATGGCGCGGGAGAGGTCGCAGAAAAGTGA
- a CDS encoding RidA family protein has translation MSIDRYQTSARMSKIVVHNQTVYLCGQVAEDRSADITHQTQTMLAKVDELLQSVGSSREKMLSATVYLKSMEDFAAMNAVWDAWVPEGYAPARACVEAAMASPELKVEISVTAAL, from the coding sequence ATGTCTATTGATCGTTATCAAACCAGTGCTCGCATGAGCAAAATTGTTGTCCACAACCAGACGGTTTACCTCTGTGGCCAGGTGGCTGAAGATCGGAGTGCTGATATTACCCATCAGACCCAAACCATGCTGGCCAAGGTCGATGAGCTGTTGCAGTCGGTGGGCAGTAGCCGCGAAAAAATGCTGAGCGCCACGGTCTATCTAAAATCGATGGAGGATTTTGCCGCCATGAACGCGGTATGGGATGCGTGGGTACCCGAGGGCTACGCACCCGCCCGAGCCTGTGTTGAGGCCGCTATGGCGAGTCCGGAGTTAAAGGTGGAGATATCGGTTACAGCTGCCCTGTGA
- the msrB gene encoding peptide-methionine (R)-S-oxide reductase MsrB, whose translation MKHLISLGAAALLVLAGSVYSTSHQSSGQGMDASMAGQGAVATFAGGCFWCTESTFEKYPGVTEVISGYVGGHVDNPTYKQVSSGKTGHVEAVEVYYDPAKISYDDLLQIFWREINPTDGGGQFVDRGYHYRPFIFVHNDEQRAAAEQSVAQMNASGRYSKPILPDIVRNHERFWPAEEYHQNYYATNPIRYKFYRYNSGRDQYLEQTWGEELKYTPGQMMKTGAMKSESMGTMPMASPAKGNLTMSDFEQFTKPDEPTLRQRLTPLQFKVTQEEGTEPPFRNEFWDNKQAGIYVDVVSGEPLFSSLDKYDSQSGWPSFTQPLHKELIVEKTDFKLIMPRTELRSRYGDSHLGHVFDDGPAPTGLRYCINSAALRFIPKERLAEEGYGQYSHLFQ comes from the coding sequence ATGAAACACCTTATCAGCCTCGGCGCCGCCGCCCTGCTTGTGCTTGCCGGCAGCGTCTACAGCACTTCGCACCAGTCCAGCGGCCAGGGGATGGACGCCAGCATGGCGGGCCAGGGCGCAGTTGCCACCTTTGCCGGTGGCTGCTTCTGGTGCACCGAATCCACCTTCGAGAAATACCCGGGTGTCACCGAGGTGATCTCCGGCTACGTCGGTGGCCATGTGGACAATCCCACCTACAAGCAGGTTTCCAGCGGTAAAACCGGCCATGTAGAAGCCGTGGAGGTGTACTACGATCCGGCTAAAATCAGCTACGACGACCTGCTGCAGATCTTCTGGCGCGAGATCAACCCCACCGATGGCGGTGGCCAGTTTGTCGACCGCGGTTACCATTACCGCCCCTTTATCTTCGTCCATAATGACGAGCAGCGTGCAGCCGCCGAGCAGTCGGTAGCCCAGATGAATGCCTCCGGACGCTACTCCAAGCCGATCCTGCCGGACATCGTGCGCAACCATGAGCGCTTCTGGCCTGCGGAGGAATACCACCAGAACTACTACGCCACCAACCCGATCCGCTACAAGTTCTACCGCTACAACTCGGGCCGCGACCAGTACCTGGAACAAACCTGGGGAGAAGAGCTCAAATACACTCCGGGACAGATGATGAAAACCGGTGCCATGAAGAGCGAGTCCATGGGCACAATGCCGATGGCATCACCAGCAAAAGGTAACCTGACCATGAGTGACTTTGAGCAGTTCACCAAACCCGACGAACCGACCTTACGCCAACGCCTGACGCCCCTGCAGTTCAAAGTGACCCAGGAGGAGGGTACCGAGCCCCCCTTTCGCAACGAGTTTTGGGACAACAAGCAGGCGGGTATTTATGTCGATGTGGTGAGTGGAGAGCCGCTGTTCTCCTCCCTCGACAAATACGACTCCCAAAGTGGATGGCCCAGCTTCACCCAGCCCCTGCATAAAGAGCTGATCGTGGAAAAAACGGACTTCAAGCTGATCATGCCCCGCACCGAACTGCGTAGCCGCTACGGCGACTCCCATCTGGGCCATGTTTTTGACGACGGCCCCGCCCCCACGGGCCTGCGCTATTGCATCAACTCGGCGGCGCTGCGCTTTATTCCCAAGGAGCGCCTGGCAGAGGAAGGGTACGGCCAGTACAGCCACCTGTTCCAGTAA
- a CDS encoding response regulator transcription factor, with product MTKRILVIEDDPDINKLVAMNLADANHEVDSCADGTEGLERALAGDYDLLVLDLMLPGIDGLELCRRLRSARRTLPILMLTARDSEADRVVGLEMGADDYLTKPFSVRELQARVKALLRRVEMLSQRDDAEVQPIKIGQLSIDPLRRRVEMAGQEVELTATEFDLLLYLASQPGTVFSRTELLDGVWGYQHSGYEHTVNSHINRLRNKLESTPSEPRYVLTVWGVGYKLCDAPGPPC from the coding sequence ATGACAAAACGGATTCTGGTGATCGAGGACGATCCCGATATCAACAAACTGGTGGCGATGAACCTGGCCGATGCCAACCACGAGGTCGACAGCTGCGCCGATGGGACCGAGGGGTTGGAGCGTGCCCTCGCGGGCGATTACGACTTGCTGGTACTGGACCTGATGCTGCCGGGTATCGACGGCCTCGAACTCTGCCGCCGCCTGCGCTCAGCGCGGCGAACCCTGCCCATACTGATGCTGACCGCCCGCGACTCGGAGGCAGACCGGGTCGTGGGGTTGGAGATGGGGGCCGACGACTACCTCACAAAACCCTTTTCGGTTCGTGAGCTGCAGGCCAGGGTCAAGGCGCTGTTGCGTCGGGTAGAGATGCTCAGCCAGCGCGACGATGCCGAGGTGCAGCCGATCAAGATCGGGCAGCTGTCGATCGACCCTCTCCGGCGGCGGGTGGAGATGGCGGGGCAGGAGGTGGAGCTGACCGCGACCGAATTTGACCTGCTGCTCTATCTGGCGAGCCAGCCGGGGACCGTATTCAGCCGTACCGAGTTGCTCGATGGAGTGTGGGGTTACCAGCACAGTGGTTACGAACACACCGTCAATTCTCACATTAACCGCCTGCGCAACAAGCTGGAGTCGACTCCCTCCGAGCCCCGCTATGTGCTCACCGTGTGGGGGGTGGGCTACAAGCTGTGCGATGCGCCGGGGCCCCCATGCTGA
- a CDS encoding sensor histidine kinase — translation MLKRFATFYSKLSLALLASFLLLVVLMMALAQQLSRTYQDEVEQRLHRDLARHIVQDYPLVKGGEVDRVALRERFHSMMILGPSFEFYLLDPAGEVTTYSADDARIKRRTLSLEPIQAFLSASRMLPIKGDDPRSVARRKVFSAAEIRDGERLLGYLYIIIGGEAYDDLMALLQQSHIVKLGVWGALAALAFGLVVSLLLFALLTRPLRRLSREMSQYRQRGFEQVVPPPGQWSADSPDEIERLGATFNELVGVLEQQYLRVKGSDALRRELVSYISHDLRTPLAALLGYLETWQIRHADADGADLVRVALDNAYRVSALVEQLFELAHLDSADSAVHAEPVAIAELVQDLLQKLALQASERGIELSVEPRDPSLQLMADIEKLERVLTNLLDNAIRHCQRGDRVWVRIEAQPGGLEVSVCDSGRGIPAEELPRIFEPHYRGTNAATGKLGNSGLGLAISRRILQLHGSDIGVESRLGEGSRFFFVLPFAP, via the coding sequence ATGCTGAAGCGCTTCGCCACCTTCTACAGCAAGCTGTCGCTGGCCCTGTTGGCGAGCTTTCTGCTGCTGGTGGTGCTGATGATGGCCCTGGCCCAGCAGCTCAGCCGTACTTACCAGGATGAAGTGGAGCAGCGTCTGCATAGGGACCTGGCCCGCCACATCGTGCAGGATTACCCCCTGGTGAAGGGGGGGGAGGTCGACCGGGTCGCCCTGCGCGAGCGCTTCCACTCGATGATGATCCTGGGTCCAAGTTTCGAGTTTTACCTGCTTGACCCCGCGGGGGAAGTGACCACTTACTCAGCCGATGATGCGCGCATCAAAAGACGGACCCTCAGCCTGGAGCCGATCCAGGCGTTTCTGTCCGCGAGCCGTATGCTCCCGATCAAAGGGGACGATCCCCGCTCAGTGGCGCGACGTAAGGTATTTTCGGCCGCCGAGATTCGCGACGGGGAGCGCCTGTTGGGTTACCTCTATATCATCATCGGCGGAGAAGCCTACGACGATCTGATGGCGCTCTTGCAACAGAGCCACATCGTCAAACTGGGGGTCTGGGGCGCACTGGCGGCGTTGGCCTTCGGCCTGGTGGTGAGCCTGCTGCTGTTTGCCCTGCTGACCCGGCCGCTCAGGCGGCTGTCGCGGGAGATGAGCCAGTACCGGCAGCGGGGGTTCGAGCAGGTGGTGCCGCCCCCCGGGCAGTGGTCCGCCGATAGCCCCGACGAGATCGAGCGCCTGGGGGCGACCTTCAACGAGCTGGTGGGGGTGCTGGAGCAGCAGTACTTGAGGGTCAAGGGCAGTGATGCCCTGCGCCGCGAGCTGGTCTCCTACATCTCCCACGACCTGCGCACCCCATTGGCCGCCCTGTTGGGCTACCTGGAGACCTGGCAGATTCGTCACGCCGATGCCGACGGGGCGGATCTGGTCCGGGTGGCGCTGGACAACGCCTACCGGGTCAGCGCGCTGGTGGAGCAGCTGTTTGAGCTGGCCCACCTCGACAGTGCCGACAGCGCGGTGCATGCCGAGCCGGTGGCGATCGCCGAGCTGGTGCAGGACCTGCTGCAGAAACTGGCGCTGCAGGCATCGGAGCGCGGGATCGAGCTGTCGGTCGAGCCCCGCGACCCCTCACTGCAGTTGATGGCGGATATCGAAAAGCTGGAGCGAGTGCTGACTAACCTGCTGGATAACGCCATCAGGCACTGTCAGCGAGGGGATCGGGTCTGGGTCCGGATCGAGGCCCAGCCCGGGGGGCTGGAGGTGAGCGTGTGCGACAGTGGGCGTGGCATCCCCGCCGAGGAGCTGCCCCGTATCTTTGAGCCTCACTACCGGGGCACCAACGCCGCCACCGGCAAACTGGGCAACAGTGGTCTGGGGTTGGCGATCAGTCGCCGTATCCTGCAGCTCCACGGCAGCGATATCGGGGTCGAGAGCCGCCTGGGGGAGGGCAGCCGCTTCTTCTTTGTGTTACCGTTTGCGCCCTGA
- a CDS encoding MaoC/PaaZ C-terminal domain-containing protein, producing MLLDRMPSLPLLLARILLRRKAPYQGQPLPPGRVRVEGIRINPAHLERYRRLIQCVEGDAGVPLCYPHLLSFPLQLSLITVPAFPLPLLGLVHLRNRIRAYRAINPHAPVQLESWLQGQNPTERGLEFELCTRLEQGGERVWESCSVNLYRSRTAPRAARVADRLSPLGCRGRWELPANLGRRYARLAGDYNPIHLFGLSARLFGFPRALIHGMWSKARCITSLQDAVAELGEALEVSCEFKTPLFLPGEALMSWQVGSEGGVDFLLQDGAGVRPHLKGVMRALNPGVGAIAEGAS from the coding sequence GTGCTACTGGACCGCATGCCCTCGCTGCCCCTACTGCTTGCGCGTATCCTGCTGCGCCGCAAAGCCCCCTATCAGGGGCAGCCGCTGCCGCCGGGCCGGGTACGGGTGGAGGGGATTCGCATTAACCCCGCTCACCTTGAGCGCTACCGCCGCCTGATCCAGTGTGTCGAAGGCGATGCCGGTGTGCCACTGTGTTACCCTCACCTGCTGAGCTTCCCCCTGCAGTTAAGCCTGATCACGGTGCCGGCGTTCCCGCTGCCTCTGCTGGGGCTGGTACACCTGCGTAACCGTATCCGGGCCTATAGGGCGATCAATCCCCATGCGCCGGTGCAGCTGGAGAGCTGGCTGCAGGGTCAGAACCCGACCGAGCGGGGGCTGGAATTCGAGCTCTGTACCCGGCTGGAGCAGGGAGGCGAGCGGGTGTGGGAGAGTTGCAGTGTTAACCTCTACCGTAGCCGCACAGCCCCCCGGGCCGCTCGTGTCGCCGACCGGCTGAGTCCGTTGGGCTGCCGCGGGCGCTGGGAGTTACCCGCCAACCTGGGTCGCCGCTACGCCCGCCTTGCCGGTGACTATAACCCCATCCACCTGTTTGGACTGAGTGCCCGCCTGTTCGGTTTTCCCCGTGCCCTGATCCATGGCATGTGGAGCAAGGCCCGCTGCATCACCAGCCTGCAGGACGCGGTGGCCGAGCTGGGGGAGGCGCTGGAGGTGAGTTGTGAGTTCAAGACCCCGCTGTTTCTTCCGGGGGAGGCGCTGATGAGCTGGCAGGTGGGGAGTGAGGGTGGCGTGGATTTCCTGTTGCAGGATGGGGCCGGGGTCAGGCCTCACCTGAAGGGGGTTATGCGCGCGCTGAATCCCGGGGTTGGGGCGATCGCGGAGGGGGCATCATGA
- a CDS encoding LysE family translocator — protein MTLAAWLALAGVCLLGAVSPGPSLAVVLRHTLNHSRAHGMAVGVAHALGVGGYALLSVTGLAALFAHYPLAQQLLGWGGAAYLAWLGIKALRSEGSIGPSGTGSVGQHWRQAARDGLMISLLNPKLMIFFVALFSQFVEADTPFWVGVVMVLTPTLIDGGWYCLVAVLLSHRSVLERLRARAQLIDRVTGVFLLLLALRVVTL, from the coding sequence ATGACGCTGGCGGCCTGGTTGGCACTGGCGGGGGTCTGTTTGTTGGGGGCGGTCTCCCCCGGCCCGAGCCTGGCGGTGGTGTTGCGCCACACCCTGAACCATTCACGGGCCCACGGCATGGCGGTGGGGGTGGCCCATGCCCTGGGGGTCGGAGGCTACGCCCTGCTGTCGGTGACCGGGCTGGCGGCGCTCTTTGCCCACTACCCCCTGGCGCAACAGCTGTTGGGGTGGGGGGGCGCCGCGTACCTGGCCTGGCTGGGGATCAAGGCCCTTCGGTCGGAGGGCAGTATCGGTCCGTCGGGCACTGGCTCCGTCGGCCAGCACTGGCGGCAGGCGGCCCGGGATGGGTTGATGATCTCGCTGCTCAACCCCAAGCTGATGATCTTTTTCGTCGCCCTTTTCAGCCAGTTTGTGGAGGCGGATACCCCGTTCTGGGTAGGGGTAGTGATGGTGTTGACCCCCACCCTGATCGATGGCGGCTGGTACTGCCTTGTGGCTGTGTTGCTGTCGCACCGGTCGGTGCTGGAGCGCCTGCGGGCGCGGGCGCAGTTGATCGACCGGGTGACCGGGGTGTTCCTGCTGCTGCTGGCGCTACGGGTGGTGACCCTCTGA
- a CDS encoding c-type cytochrome: MALAIEMLKKGAFGALCIAGLLLTSASQADEAIAERIKPVGEVCVQGDACASGGAATAAAGRSGQDVYNAACAACHGTGVLGAPKQGDTAEWKARADKAGGFDQLLAHAINGINAMPPRGGCGACSDDEIGSAIEFMSGLSR; encoded by the coding sequence GTGGCTTTAGCAATTGAGATGTTGAAAAAAGGTGCCTTTGGCGCACTCTGTATCGCCGGTCTGCTGCTGACTTCTGCCAGCCAGGCGGATGAAGCCATTGCCGAGCGAATCAAGCCTGTGGGCGAGGTCTGCGTTCAGGGCGATGCCTGTGCCTCTGGTGGCGCGGCGACCGCTGCGGCAGGGCGCAGTGGCCAGGATGTCTACAATGCAGCCTGTGCGGCTTGCCATGGAACCGGTGTGCTGGGTGCTCCCAAGCAGGGTGACACCGCTGAGTGGAAGGCCCGTGCCGATAAGGCCGGCGGTTTCGACCAGCTGCTCGCCCACGCCATCAATGGTATCAACGCGATGCCTCCCCGTGGCGGCTGTGGCGCCTGCTCCGACGATGAAATCGGCTCTGCCATTGAGTTTATGAGCGGCCTGTCCCGCTAA
- a CDS encoding polyamine ABC transporter substrate-binding protein: MQRLYRWGAVVLPALLAAPLAWAEAQVNVYNWNDYIAEDTIANFEARTGIKVVYDLFDANEVLEAKLLTGNSGYDLVVPSDNFMAKQIQAGIYLPLDKSKIPNLKNLNPKLMAELAEVTDPGNRYGVPYLWGTTGLGYNVDKVKAVLGDDAPVDSWALVFEPRYMEKLAGCGVSFMDSPAEMMPLALTYLGLDPNSLSAGDYEKAAALMQSVRPYITYFHSSKYITDLANGDTCVAVGWSGDVLQAADRAEEAGNGVNVAYSIPLEGAPIWFDLLGIPKDAPNADNAHRLINYLLEPEVMAGIVNYVAYATANDAAIALVDEAIRTDQGIFPPPEVMGKLFIHRPVLRKIERLQTRLWTRLKSGQ, encoded by the coding sequence ATGCAGAGACTCTATCGATGGGGAGCCGTGGTGCTGCCCGCGTTGCTGGCCGCGCCCCTTGCCTGGGCCGAGGCGCAGGTCAACGTCTACAACTGGAATGATTACATTGCCGAGGACACCATCGCCAATTTCGAGGCCCGCACCGGTATCAAGGTGGTCTACGACCTGTTCGATGCCAACGAGGTACTGGAGGCCAAGCTGCTGACCGGCAACTCCGGCTATGACCTGGTGGTTCCCTCGGACAACTTCATGGCCAAGCAGATCCAGGCCGGCATCTACCTGCCTCTGGACAAGAGCAAGATCCCCAACCTGAAAAACCTCAACCCCAAGTTGATGGCCGAGTTGGCGGAGGTGACCGATCCGGGCAACCGCTATGGTGTACCCTATCTGTGGGGCACCACCGGCCTGGGTTACAACGTCGACAAGGTAAAGGCGGTGCTGGGGGATGACGCGCCGGTCGATAGCTGGGCGCTGGTGTTTGAGCCCCGGTACATGGAAAAGCTGGCCGGGTGTGGCGTCAGCTTTATGGACTCCCCCGCCGAGATGATGCCATTGGCATTGACCTATCTGGGGCTGGACCCCAATAGCCTGAGTGCGGGCGATTATGAGAAGGCGGCGGCCCTGATGCAGTCGGTACGCCCCTACATCACCTATTTCCACTCCTCCAAGTACATCACCGACCTGGCCAACGGGGACACCTGCGTTGCCGTGGGTTGGTCCGGCGATGTGCTACAGGCGGCCGACCGGGCTGAGGAGGCGGGCAATGGGGTGAATGTGGCTTACAGCATCCCCTTGGAGGGGGCTCCGATCTGGTTCGACCTGCTCGGCATCCCCAAGGATGCGCCCAACGCGGATAATGCCCATCGCCTGATCAACTACCTGCTGGAGCCTGAGGTGATGGCGGGTATTGTCAACTATGTGGCCTACGCCACCGCCAACGATGCTGCCATTGCGCTGGTGGATGAGGCGATCCGCACCGACCAGGGCATCTTCCCGCCCCCTGAGGTGATGGGCAAACTCTTTATCCACCGGCCGGTACTGCGCAAGATCGAGCGCCTGCAAACCCGGCTCTGGACCCGCCTCAAGTCCGGTCAATAA
- a CDS encoding hotdog fold thioesterase, giving the protein MSIWKTPLTLEQLNQQSDNTLVSHLGIEMTELGDDYLVGTLPVDPRTHQPFGILHGGASVVLAETLGSTAANLAADPDCYCVGLEINANHLSSMRKGTLTGTARAIHVGRSTQVWEIQMHNDQGKAVCISRLTMAVLKREAGA; this is encoded by the coding sequence ATGAGTATCTGGAAAACCCCGCTGACCCTCGAGCAACTGAACCAGCAGTCGGACAACACCCTGGTGAGCCACCTGGGGATCGAAATGACCGAGCTCGGCGATGATTACCTGGTCGGCACCCTGCCGGTCGACCCCCGCACCCACCAGCCCTTCGGTATCCTGCACGGCGGGGCCTCGGTGGTGCTGGCCGAAACCCTGGGCAGCACCGCGGCCAATCTGGCTGCCGACCCCGACTGCTACTGCGTGGGGCTGGAGATCAACGCCAACCACCTCTCCAGCATGCGCAAAGGGACCCTCACCGGTACCGCGCGGGCCATCCATGTGGGGCGCTCGACCCAGGTGTGGGAGATTCAAATGCACAACGACCAGGGCAAAGCGGTCTGCATCTCGCGCTTGACCATGGCGGTCCTGAAAAGGGAGGCCGGGGCCTGA